A single genomic interval of Nerophis ophidion isolate RoL-2023_Sa linkage group LG11, RoL_Noph_v1.0, whole genome shotgun sequence harbors:
- the u2af2a gene encoding U2 small nuclear RNA auxiliary factor 2a isoform X6, giving the protein MSDFDEFERQLSENKQAERDKENRHHRRSGSRSRSRDRKRRSRDRDRRSRDRRADSKDRRHRRSPPPSFPPETPASRSPHREKKKKIKKYWDVPPPGFESISPMQYKAMQAAGQIPATALLPTMTPDGLSVTPTPVPVVGSQMTRQARRLYVGNIPFGITEESMMDFFNAQMRLGGLTQAPGNPVLAVQINQDKNFAFLEFRSVDETTQAMAFDGIIFQGQSLKIRRPHDYQPLPGMSENPSVYVPGVVSTVVPDSAHKLFIGGLPNYLNDDQVKELLTSFGPLKAFNLVKDSATGLSKGYAFCEYVDVNLNDQAIAGLNGMQLGDKKLLVQRASVGSKNATLTTINQTPVTLQVPGLNSSVTQMGGLPTEVLCLMNMVAPEELVDDEEYEEIVEDVRDECSKYGQVKSIEIPRPVDGLDVPGTGKIFVEFMSVFDSQKAMQGLTGRKFANRVVVTKYCDPDAYHRRDFW; this is encoded by the exons ATGTCGGACTTCGACGAGTTTGAACGGCAGCTGTCCGAAAACAAACAAG CCGAACGTGATAAAGAGAATCGGCACCACCGTCGCTCCGGCTCCCGCAGCCGCAGCAGAGACCGCAAGAGGAGGAGCAGAGACCGGGACAGGCGCAGCCGGGATCGCCGCGCAGACAGCAAGGATCGCAGACACAGACGGAG CCCACCACCGAGCTTTCCACCAGAAACTCCTGCGAG CCGTTCTCCACATcgtgagaaaaagaagaagattaagaagtaCTGGGATGTTCCACCACCTGGCTTTGAAAGCATCAGCCCCATGCAGTACAAAGCCATGCAAG CTGCAGGCCAGATCCCGGCAACAGCCCTCCTGCCCACCATGACTCCGGATGGCCTGTCCGTCACCCCCACCCCTGTACCTGTCGTGGGAAGCCAGATGACCCGACAGGCTCGCAGGCTGTATGTGGGCAACATCCCCTTTGGCATCACAGAG GAGTCCATGATGGACTTTTTCAACGCTCAGATGCGTTTGGGTGGCCTTACTCAGGCCCCAGGAAACCCCGTGCTGGCAGTGCAGATCAACCAGGACAAGAACTTTGCCTTCCTTGAG TTCCGCTCAGTGGATGAGACAACACAGGCGATGGCTTTTGATGGAATCATCTTTCAAGGCCAGAGCCTGAAAATCCGCCGTCCGCATGATTACCAGCCACTGCCGGGCATGAGCGAGAACCCCAGTGTCTATGTGCCTG GCGTGGTATCCACAGTGGTGCCTGATTCCGCCCACAAGCTCTTTATAGGCGGTTTGCCCAACTATCTCAATGACGACCAG GTGAAGGAGCTGTTGACGTCATTCGGCCCCCTGAAGGCCTTCAACCTGGTGAAGGACAGCGCCACCGGCCTATCTAAAGGATACGCCTTCTGTGAATATGTGGACGTCAACCTCAATGACCAG GCCATTGCTGGGCTCAACGGCATGCAGCTTGGCGACAAGAAGCTGCTGGTGCAGCGAGCTAGCGTGGGATCCAAGAACGCCACTCTG ACCACCATCAACCAGACCCCGGTCACGCTGCAGGTGCCCGGCCTGAACAGCAGCGTGACCCAGATGGGCGGCCTGCCCACGGAGGTGCTGTGTCTGATGAACATGGTGGCGCCCGAGGAGCTGGTGGACGACGAGGAGTACGAGGAGATCGTGGAGGATGTCCGGGACGAGTGCAGCAAGTACGGCCAGGTCAAGAGCATCGAGATCCCCCGGCCCGTCGATGGCCTGGATGTGCCCGGCACCGGAAAG ATTTTCGTGGAGTTCATGTCGGTGTTTGACTCCCAGAAAGCCATGCAGGGCCTGACAGGAAGGAAGTTTGCCAACAGAGTGGTGGTGACCAAGTACTGCGACCCGGACGCTTACCACCGCCGAGACTTCTGGTAG
- the u2af2a gene encoding U2 small nuclear RNA auxiliary factor 2a isoform X2, translating to MSDFDEFERQLSENKQAAVDSAETLRLKTPVDVHLRLSAERDKENRHHRRSGSRSRSRDRKRRSRDRDRRSRDRRADSKDRRHRRSPPPSFPPETPASRSPHREKKKKIKKYWDVPPPGFESISPMQYKAMQAAGQIPATALLPTMTPDGLSVTPTPVPVVGSQMTRQARRLYVGNIPFGITEESMMDFFNAQMRLGGLTQAPGNPVLAVQINQDKNFAFLEFRSVDETTQAMAFDGIIFQGQSLKIRRPHDYQPLPGMSENPSVYVPGTQTINGVVSTVVPDSAHKLFIGGLPNYLNDDQVKELLTSFGPLKAFNLVKDSATGLSKGYAFCEYVDVNLNDQAIAGLNGMQLGDKKLLVQRASVGSKNATLTTINQTPVTLQVPGLNSSVTQMGGLPTEVLCLMNMVAPEELVDDEEYEEIVEDVRDECSKYGQVKSIEIPRPVDGLDVPGTGKIFVEFMSVFDSQKAMQGLTGRKFANRVVVTKYCDPDAYHRRDFW from the exons ATGTCGGACTTCGACGAGTTTGAACGGCAGCTGTCCGAAAACAAACAAG ctgccgtcgactccgcTGAGACACtgcgcctcaagacacccgtggacgtacacctccgactatcag CCGAACGTGATAAAGAGAATCGGCACCACCGTCGCTCCGGCTCCCGCAGCCGCAGCAGAGACCGCAAGAGGAGGAGCAGAGACCGGGACAGGCGCAGCCGGGATCGCCGCGCAGACAGCAAGGATCGCAGACACAGACGGAG CCCACCACCGAGCTTTCCACCAGAAACTCCTGCGAG CCGTTCTCCACATcgtgagaaaaagaagaagattaagaagtaCTGGGATGTTCCACCACCTGGCTTTGAAAGCATCAGCCCCATGCAGTACAAAGCCATGCAAG CTGCAGGCCAGATCCCGGCAACAGCCCTCCTGCCCACCATGACTCCGGATGGCCTGTCCGTCACCCCCACCCCTGTACCTGTCGTGGGAAGCCAGATGACCCGACAGGCTCGCAGGCTGTATGTGGGCAACATCCCCTTTGGCATCACAGAG GAGTCCATGATGGACTTTTTCAACGCTCAGATGCGTTTGGGTGGCCTTACTCAGGCCCCAGGAAACCCCGTGCTGGCAGTGCAGATCAACCAGGACAAGAACTTTGCCTTCCTTGAG TTCCGCTCAGTGGATGAGACAACACAGGCGATGGCTTTTGATGGAATCATCTTTCAAGGCCAGAGCCTGAAAATCCGCCGTCCGCATGATTACCAGCCACTGCCGGGCATGAGCGAGAACCCCAGTGTCTATGTGCCTGGTACACAGACAATTAATG GCGTGGTATCCACAGTGGTGCCTGATTCCGCCCACAAGCTCTTTATAGGCGGTTTGCCCAACTATCTCAATGACGACCAG GTGAAGGAGCTGTTGACGTCATTCGGCCCCCTGAAGGCCTTCAACCTGGTGAAGGACAGCGCCACCGGCCTATCTAAAGGATACGCCTTCTGTGAATATGTGGACGTCAACCTCAATGACCAG GCCATTGCTGGGCTCAACGGCATGCAGCTTGGCGACAAGAAGCTGCTGGTGCAGCGAGCTAGCGTGGGATCCAAGAACGCCACTCTG ACCACCATCAACCAGACCCCGGTCACGCTGCAGGTGCCCGGCCTGAACAGCAGCGTGACCCAGATGGGCGGCCTGCCCACGGAGGTGCTGTGTCTGATGAACATGGTGGCGCCCGAGGAGCTGGTGGACGACGAGGAGTACGAGGAGATCGTGGAGGATGTCCGGGACGAGTGCAGCAAGTACGGCCAGGTCAAGAGCATCGAGATCCCCCGGCCCGTCGATGGCCTGGATGTGCCCGGCACCGGAAAG ATTTTCGTGGAGTTCATGTCGGTGTTTGACTCCCAGAAAGCCATGCAGGGCCTGACAGGAAGGAAGTTTGCCAACAGAGTGGTGGTGACCAAGTACTGCGACCCGGACGCTTACCACCGCCGAGACTTCTGGTAG
- the u2af2a gene encoding U2 small nuclear RNA auxiliary factor 2a isoform X4 gives MSDFDEFERQLSENKQAAVDSAETLRLKTPVDVHLRLSAERDKENRHHRRSGSRSRSRDRKRRSRDRDRRSRDRRADSKDRRHRRSPPPSFPPETPASRSPHREKKKKIKKYWDVPPPGFESISPMQYKAMQAAGQIPATALLPTMTPDGLSVTPTPVPVVGSQMTRQARRLYVGNIPFGITEESMMDFFNAQMRLGGLTQAPGNPVLAVQINQDKNFAFLEFRSVDETTQAMAFDGIIFQGQSLKIRRPHDYQPLPGMSENPSVYVPGVVSTVVPDSAHKLFIGGLPNYLNDDQVKELLTSFGPLKAFNLVKDSATGLSKGYAFCEYVDVNLNDQAIAGLNGMQLGDKKLLVQRASVGSKNATLTTINQTPVTLQVPGLNSSVTQMGGLPTEVLCLMNMVAPEELVDDEEYEEIVEDVRDECSKYGQVKSIEIPRPVDGLDVPGTGKIFVEFMSVFDSQKAMQGLTGRKFANRVVVTKYCDPDAYHRRDFW, from the exons ATGTCGGACTTCGACGAGTTTGAACGGCAGCTGTCCGAAAACAAACAAG ctgccgtcgactccgcTGAGACACtgcgcctcaagacacccgtggacgtacacctccgactatcag CCGAACGTGATAAAGAGAATCGGCACCACCGTCGCTCCGGCTCCCGCAGCCGCAGCAGAGACCGCAAGAGGAGGAGCAGAGACCGGGACAGGCGCAGCCGGGATCGCCGCGCAGACAGCAAGGATCGCAGACACAGACGGAG CCCACCACCGAGCTTTCCACCAGAAACTCCTGCGAG CCGTTCTCCACATcgtgagaaaaagaagaagattaagaagtaCTGGGATGTTCCACCACCTGGCTTTGAAAGCATCAGCCCCATGCAGTACAAAGCCATGCAAG CTGCAGGCCAGATCCCGGCAACAGCCCTCCTGCCCACCATGACTCCGGATGGCCTGTCCGTCACCCCCACCCCTGTACCTGTCGTGGGAAGCCAGATGACCCGACAGGCTCGCAGGCTGTATGTGGGCAACATCCCCTTTGGCATCACAGAG GAGTCCATGATGGACTTTTTCAACGCTCAGATGCGTTTGGGTGGCCTTACTCAGGCCCCAGGAAACCCCGTGCTGGCAGTGCAGATCAACCAGGACAAGAACTTTGCCTTCCTTGAG TTCCGCTCAGTGGATGAGACAACACAGGCGATGGCTTTTGATGGAATCATCTTTCAAGGCCAGAGCCTGAAAATCCGCCGTCCGCATGATTACCAGCCACTGCCGGGCATGAGCGAGAACCCCAGTGTCTATGTGCCTG GCGTGGTATCCACAGTGGTGCCTGATTCCGCCCACAAGCTCTTTATAGGCGGTTTGCCCAACTATCTCAATGACGACCAG GTGAAGGAGCTGTTGACGTCATTCGGCCCCCTGAAGGCCTTCAACCTGGTGAAGGACAGCGCCACCGGCCTATCTAAAGGATACGCCTTCTGTGAATATGTGGACGTCAACCTCAATGACCAG GCCATTGCTGGGCTCAACGGCATGCAGCTTGGCGACAAGAAGCTGCTGGTGCAGCGAGCTAGCGTGGGATCCAAGAACGCCACTCTG ACCACCATCAACCAGACCCCGGTCACGCTGCAGGTGCCCGGCCTGAACAGCAGCGTGACCCAGATGGGCGGCCTGCCCACGGAGGTGCTGTGTCTGATGAACATGGTGGCGCCCGAGGAGCTGGTGGACGACGAGGAGTACGAGGAGATCGTGGAGGATGTCCGGGACGAGTGCAGCAAGTACGGCCAGGTCAAGAGCATCGAGATCCCCCGGCCCGTCGATGGCCTGGATGTGCCCGGCACCGGAAAG ATTTTCGTGGAGTTCATGTCGGTGTTTGACTCCCAGAAAGCCATGCAGGGCCTGACAGGAAGGAAGTTTGCCAACAGAGTGGTGGTGACCAAGTACTGCGACCCGGACGCTTACCACCGCCGAGACTTCTGGTAG
- the u2af2a gene encoding U2 small nuclear RNA auxiliary factor 2a isoform X5, giving the protein MSDFDEFERQLSENKQAERDKENRHHRRSGSRSRSRDRKRRSRDRDRRSRDRRADSKDRRHRRSPPPSFPPETPASRSPHREKKKKIKKYWDVPPPGFESISPMQYKAMQAAGQIPATALLPTMTPDGLSVTPTPVPVVGSQMTRQARRLYVGNIPFGITEESMMDFFNAQMRLGGLTQAPGNPVLAVQINQDKNFAFLEFRSVDETTQAMAFDGIIFQGQSLKIRRPHDYQPLPGMSENPSVYVPGTQTINGILSAGVVSTVVPDSAHKLFIGGLPNYLNDDQVKELLTSFGPLKAFNLVKDSATGLSKGYAFCEYVDVNLNDQAIAGLNGMQLGDKKLLVQRASVGSKNATLTTINQTPVTLQVPGLNSSVTQMGGLPTEVLCLMNMVAPEELVDDEEYEEIVEDVRDECSKYGQVKSIEIPRPVDGLDVPGTGKIFVEFMSVFDSQKAMQGLTGRKFANRVVVTKYCDPDAYHRRDFW; this is encoded by the exons ATGTCGGACTTCGACGAGTTTGAACGGCAGCTGTCCGAAAACAAACAAG CCGAACGTGATAAAGAGAATCGGCACCACCGTCGCTCCGGCTCCCGCAGCCGCAGCAGAGACCGCAAGAGGAGGAGCAGAGACCGGGACAGGCGCAGCCGGGATCGCCGCGCAGACAGCAAGGATCGCAGACACAGACGGAG CCCACCACCGAGCTTTCCACCAGAAACTCCTGCGAG CCGTTCTCCACATcgtgagaaaaagaagaagattaagaagtaCTGGGATGTTCCACCACCTGGCTTTGAAAGCATCAGCCCCATGCAGTACAAAGCCATGCAAG CTGCAGGCCAGATCCCGGCAACAGCCCTCCTGCCCACCATGACTCCGGATGGCCTGTCCGTCACCCCCACCCCTGTACCTGTCGTGGGAAGCCAGATGACCCGACAGGCTCGCAGGCTGTATGTGGGCAACATCCCCTTTGGCATCACAGAG GAGTCCATGATGGACTTTTTCAACGCTCAGATGCGTTTGGGTGGCCTTACTCAGGCCCCAGGAAACCCCGTGCTGGCAGTGCAGATCAACCAGGACAAGAACTTTGCCTTCCTTGAG TTCCGCTCAGTGGATGAGACAACACAGGCGATGGCTTTTGATGGAATCATCTTTCAAGGCCAGAGCCTGAAAATCCGCCGTCCGCATGATTACCAGCCACTGCCGGGCATGAGCGAGAACCCCAGTGTCTATGTGCCTGGTACACAGACAATTAATG GTATTCTTTCTGCAGGCGTGGTATCCACAGTGGTGCCTGATTCCGCCCACAAGCTCTTTATAGGCGGTTTGCCCAACTATCTCAATGACGACCAG GTGAAGGAGCTGTTGACGTCATTCGGCCCCCTGAAGGCCTTCAACCTGGTGAAGGACAGCGCCACCGGCCTATCTAAAGGATACGCCTTCTGTGAATATGTGGACGTCAACCTCAATGACCAG GCCATTGCTGGGCTCAACGGCATGCAGCTTGGCGACAAGAAGCTGCTGGTGCAGCGAGCTAGCGTGGGATCCAAGAACGCCACTCTG ACCACCATCAACCAGACCCCGGTCACGCTGCAGGTGCCCGGCCTGAACAGCAGCGTGACCCAGATGGGCGGCCTGCCCACGGAGGTGCTGTGTCTGATGAACATGGTGGCGCCCGAGGAGCTGGTGGACGACGAGGAGTACGAGGAGATCGTGGAGGATGTCCGGGACGAGTGCAGCAAGTACGGCCAGGTCAAGAGCATCGAGATCCCCCGGCCCGTCGATGGCCTGGATGTGCCCGGCACCGGAAAG ATTTTCGTGGAGTTCATGTCGGTGTTTGACTCCCAGAAAGCCATGCAGGGCCTGACAGGAAGGAAGTTTGCCAACAGAGTGGTGGTGACCAAGTACTGCGACCCGGACGCTTACCACCGCCGAGACTTCTGGTAG
- the u2af2a gene encoding U2 small nuclear RNA auxiliary factor 2a isoform X3 has product MSDFDEFERQLSENKQAAVDSAETLRLKTPVDVHLRLSAERDKENRHHRRSGSRSRSRDRKRRSRDRDRRSRDRRADSKDRRHRRSPPPSFPPETPASRSPHREKKKKIKKYWDVPPPGFESISPMQYKAMQAAGQIPATALLPTMTPDGLSVTPTPVPVVGSQMTRQARRLYVGNIPFGITEESMMDFFNAQMRLGGLTQAPGNPVLAVQINQDKNFAFLEFRSVDETTQAMAFDGIIFQGQSLKIRRPHDYQPLPGMSENPSVYVPGILSAGVVSTVVPDSAHKLFIGGLPNYLNDDQVKELLTSFGPLKAFNLVKDSATGLSKGYAFCEYVDVNLNDQAIAGLNGMQLGDKKLLVQRASVGSKNATLTTINQTPVTLQVPGLNSSVTQMGGLPTEVLCLMNMVAPEELVDDEEYEEIVEDVRDECSKYGQVKSIEIPRPVDGLDVPGTGKIFVEFMSVFDSQKAMQGLTGRKFANRVVVTKYCDPDAYHRRDFW; this is encoded by the exons ATGTCGGACTTCGACGAGTTTGAACGGCAGCTGTCCGAAAACAAACAAG ctgccgtcgactccgcTGAGACACtgcgcctcaagacacccgtggacgtacacctccgactatcag CCGAACGTGATAAAGAGAATCGGCACCACCGTCGCTCCGGCTCCCGCAGCCGCAGCAGAGACCGCAAGAGGAGGAGCAGAGACCGGGACAGGCGCAGCCGGGATCGCCGCGCAGACAGCAAGGATCGCAGACACAGACGGAG CCCACCACCGAGCTTTCCACCAGAAACTCCTGCGAG CCGTTCTCCACATcgtgagaaaaagaagaagattaagaagtaCTGGGATGTTCCACCACCTGGCTTTGAAAGCATCAGCCCCATGCAGTACAAAGCCATGCAAG CTGCAGGCCAGATCCCGGCAACAGCCCTCCTGCCCACCATGACTCCGGATGGCCTGTCCGTCACCCCCACCCCTGTACCTGTCGTGGGAAGCCAGATGACCCGACAGGCTCGCAGGCTGTATGTGGGCAACATCCCCTTTGGCATCACAGAG GAGTCCATGATGGACTTTTTCAACGCTCAGATGCGTTTGGGTGGCCTTACTCAGGCCCCAGGAAACCCCGTGCTGGCAGTGCAGATCAACCAGGACAAGAACTTTGCCTTCCTTGAG TTCCGCTCAGTGGATGAGACAACACAGGCGATGGCTTTTGATGGAATCATCTTTCAAGGCCAGAGCCTGAAAATCCGCCGTCCGCATGATTACCAGCCACTGCCGGGCATGAGCGAGAACCCCAGTGTCTATGTGCCTG GTATTCTTTCTGCAGGCGTGGTATCCACAGTGGTGCCTGATTCCGCCCACAAGCTCTTTATAGGCGGTTTGCCCAACTATCTCAATGACGACCAG GTGAAGGAGCTGTTGACGTCATTCGGCCCCCTGAAGGCCTTCAACCTGGTGAAGGACAGCGCCACCGGCCTATCTAAAGGATACGCCTTCTGTGAATATGTGGACGTCAACCTCAATGACCAG GCCATTGCTGGGCTCAACGGCATGCAGCTTGGCGACAAGAAGCTGCTGGTGCAGCGAGCTAGCGTGGGATCCAAGAACGCCACTCTG ACCACCATCAACCAGACCCCGGTCACGCTGCAGGTGCCCGGCCTGAACAGCAGCGTGACCCAGATGGGCGGCCTGCCCACGGAGGTGCTGTGTCTGATGAACATGGTGGCGCCCGAGGAGCTGGTGGACGACGAGGAGTACGAGGAGATCGTGGAGGATGTCCGGGACGAGTGCAGCAAGTACGGCCAGGTCAAGAGCATCGAGATCCCCCGGCCCGTCGATGGCCTGGATGTGCCCGGCACCGGAAAG ATTTTCGTGGAGTTCATGTCGGTGTTTGACTCCCAGAAAGCCATGCAGGGCCTGACAGGAAGGAAGTTTGCCAACAGAGTGGTGGTGACCAAGTACTGCGACCCGGACGCTTACCACCGCCGAGACTTCTGGTAG
- the u2af2a gene encoding U2 small nuclear RNA auxiliary factor 2a isoform X1 gives MSDFDEFERQLSENKQAAVDSAETLRLKTPVDVHLRLSAERDKENRHHRRSGSRSRSRDRKRRSRDRDRRSRDRRADSKDRRHRRSPPPSFPPETPASRSPHREKKKKIKKYWDVPPPGFESISPMQYKAMQAAGQIPATALLPTMTPDGLSVTPTPVPVVGSQMTRQARRLYVGNIPFGITEESMMDFFNAQMRLGGLTQAPGNPVLAVQINQDKNFAFLEFRSVDETTQAMAFDGIIFQGQSLKIRRPHDYQPLPGMSENPSVYVPGTQTINGILSAGVVSTVVPDSAHKLFIGGLPNYLNDDQVKELLTSFGPLKAFNLVKDSATGLSKGYAFCEYVDVNLNDQAIAGLNGMQLGDKKLLVQRASVGSKNATLTTINQTPVTLQVPGLNSSVTQMGGLPTEVLCLMNMVAPEELVDDEEYEEIVEDVRDECSKYGQVKSIEIPRPVDGLDVPGTGKIFVEFMSVFDSQKAMQGLTGRKFANRVVVTKYCDPDAYHRRDFW, from the exons ATGTCGGACTTCGACGAGTTTGAACGGCAGCTGTCCGAAAACAAACAAG ctgccgtcgactccgcTGAGACACtgcgcctcaagacacccgtggacgtacacctccgactatcag CCGAACGTGATAAAGAGAATCGGCACCACCGTCGCTCCGGCTCCCGCAGCCGCAGCAGAGACCGCAAGAGGAGGAGCAGAGACCGGGACAGGCGCAGCCGGGATCGCCGCGCAGACAGCAAGGATCGCAGACACAGACGGAG CCCACCACCGAGCTTTCCACCAGAAACTCCTGCGAG CCGTTCTCCACATcgtgagaaaaagaagaagattaagaagtaCTGGGATGTTCCACCACCTGGCTTTGAAAGCATCAGCCCCATGCAGTACAAAGCCATGCAAG CTGCAGGCCAGATCCCGGCAACAGCCCTCCTGCCCACCATGACTCCGGATGGCCTGTCCGTCACCCCCACCCCTGTACCTGTCGTGGGAAGCCAGATGACCCGACAGGCTCGCAGGCTGTATGTGGGCAACATCCCCTTTGGCATCACAGAG GAGTCCATGATGGACTTTTTCAACGCTCAGATGCGTTTGGGTGGCCTTACTCAGGCCCCAGGAAACCCCGTGCTGGCAGTGCAGATCAACCAGGACAAGAACTTTGCCTTCCTTGAG TTCCGCTCAGTGGATGAGACAACACAGGCGATGGCTTTTGATGGAATCATCTTTCAAGGCCAGAGCCTGAAAATCCGCCGTCCGCATGATTACCAGCCACTGCCGGGCATGAGCGAGAACCCCAGTGTCTATGTGCCTGGTACACAGACAATTAATG GTATTCTTTCTGCAGGCGTGGTATCCACAGTGGTGCCTGATTCCGCCCACAAGCTCTTTATAGGCGGTTTGCCCAACTATCTCAATGACGACCAG GTGAAGGAGCTGTTGACGTCATTCGGCCCCCTGAAGGCCTTCAACCTGGTGAAGGACAGCGCCACCGGCCTATCTAAAGGATACGCCTTCTGTGAATATGTGGACGTCAACCTCAATGACCAG GCCATTGCTGGGCTCAACGGCATGCAGCTTGGCGACAAGAAGCTGCTGGTGCAGCGAGCTAGCGTGGGATCCAAGAACGCCACTCTG ACCACCATCAACCAGACCCCGGTCACGCTGCAGGTGCCCGGCCTGAACAGCAGCGTGACCCAGATGGGCGGCCTGCCCACGGAGGTGCTGTGTCTGATGAACATGGTGGCGCCCGAGGAGCTGGTGGACGACGAGGAGTACGAGGAGATCGTGGAGGATGTCCGGGACGAGTGCAGCAAGTACGGCCAGGTCAAGAGCATCGAGATCCCCCGGCCCGTCGATGGCCTGGATGTGCCCGGCACCGGAAAG ATTTTCGTGGAGTTCATGTCGGTGTTTGACTCCCAGAAAGCCATGCAGGGCCTGACAGGAAGGAAGTTTGCCAACAGAGTGGTGGTGACCAAGTACTGCGACCCGGACGCTTACCACCGCCGAGACTTCTGGTAG